The DNA segment AACGCAATCCACGCGCTGCAGCTAGAGCTGCAGCGCGTGTCCGATGCTCCCTTATCCTGTCTCGGTTGCCCGTCGCCTCCGCCGTTGGACCGCGGCGGTCTAGGCTTGCCTGACGTTCTCGTCGGATTCGTGCTGCTTCTCCCCGGAATCGGCCTCGTCTGCGCCCGATTCCTCTTCGGCCGCCTGGGCCGCTTCTTCTGCTTCTGCTTCTGCTTCTGAGGAGGCATCCTCGTCGGCGGTCCGGTCCTCATCGTTCTCTTCAGAAGGGGCGGGTTCCTCCTCTTCCTTTTTCTCCTCCAGGGGCGGCAGCTCTCCCACCATCAGCTGTTCGAGATCGTCGGCCTCGATGACCTCACGCTGGAGCAGCGACCTGGCGAGGCGTTCGAGGATCTCCTCGTTCTCGCCGAGGATCCGGGTCACCTCGTCGTAGCAATCGTCCATGATACTCCGGATCTCCTGGTCGATGGCGTAGGCCACCTCGTCGCTGTAGTTGCGATCCTCGCCGAGATCCCGGCCGAGGAAGACCTCGTGTTTCTTCCGGCCCAGGGTGATCGGTCCCAGACGGTCGCTCATGCCGTAGCGGGTCACCATCTCCCTGGCGATATCCGTGGCCCGCTCCAGGTCGTTCTGGGCACCGCTGGTCACGTCGCCGGTGTGCATATGCTCCGCCACCCGGCCGCCGAGGAGCACCTTGATCCTGTCGAGCATCTCGCTCTTGGAGATCAGGAACCGGTCCTCTTCGGGCAGCTGCAGCGTGTAGCCCAGCGCCTGGCTTCCCCTGGGGATGATGGAGATCTTGTGGACCGGGTCGGTCCCCGGCAGGAGCTTGGCGCAGATGGCGTGGCCCGACTCGTGGTAGGCGATGATGTCCTTCTCCTTGTCGCTGATGATCCGGCTCCGGCGCTCCGGACCGGCCAGCACACGGTCGATGGCCTCCTCGAGTTCGTCCATCTGGACCTTCTTCTTTTTGCGCCGCGCCGCCAGCAGCGAGGCCTCGTTGATCAGGTTGGCCAGATCGGCGCCGACGAAGCCCGGCGTCCGGCGGGCGATCACGTCGAGATCCACCTCGTCGTCGAGCTTTTTCTCCTTGGAATGGACCTCAAGGATCTCCTTGCGCCCCTTCACATCCGGACGATCCACCATGATCTGCCGGTCGAAACGGCCGGGGCGCAGCAGCGCCGGGTCAAGGATGTCGGGCCGGTTGGTGGCGGCGATCAGGATAATCCCGGTGGTGGCCTCGAAACCGTCCATCTCCACCAGCAGCTGATTGAGGGTCTGCTCCCGCTCGTCGTGCCCTCCGCCGAGGCCGGCGCCCCGCTGGCGTCCCACGGCATCGATCTCGTCGATGAAGATGATGCAGGGCTGGGACTTGCGGGCCTGCTCAAAGAGATCCCGCACCCGGGCGGCGCCGACGCCGACGAACATCTCCACGAAGTCGGAACCGCTGATGCTGAAGAAGGGCACATCCGCCTCGCCGGCGGCTGCCCGCGAGAGCAGCGTTTTGCCCGTTCCAGGCGACCCCAGAAGGAGCACGCCCCGCGGCACCTGGGCCCCGAAGCTGGTAAAGCGATCCGGGTCCTTCAGGTATTCGATGACCTCCTGGAGCTCCTCCTTGGATTCGTCACAGCCGGCCACATCCGCGAAGGTCACCTTGGGGCGGTTGTCGATAAAGACCTTCGACTTGTTCTTGGCGAAGTTCATCACCTTGTTGCCGCCGCCCTGCATGTGGTAGATGATGAAGATCCACGCCCCGATCAGAAGCATCGTCGGGAAGAGCGTGGACATGATGCTGGCCCACCAGGGGGTCTGCTGGGGCGGGTTCACCTTCACCTCGATATTCTTTTCGGCAAGCTTCGGGGCCATATCGCCGACCCCCACCACATGGGTCACAAAGGCGTTCCCGTCTTTGAAGACCCCTTCCACGCTGTTTTCCTTTATCGTCACACTCTGGACGCGGTCGGCATCCACCGCTTTGAGAAAGGAACTGTAGGAAATCTCCCGGGCTTGCTGCGGACCTGTCGTCGGTGTCAGAAAAACATTGACGATACTGACGACAAGGACGATCAGCACCAGGTAAAGCCCCAGGTTCTTTGCAAGCCTCTTCAAACTCTAACCACCCTTTCGCGTGCGCCGCTCCCTAATTTTCTTCGATTGTTGCTATATCCGGCAGATTACGCCACCGTTCTCCAGCGTCAAGGCCGTATCCGACAACAAATTTGTCGGGGATACGGAATCCCGCGTAATCCACCGCGACATCCACCTCTCGCCGTTCGGGCTTGTCAAGCAGCGCACAGATCCTCGTGGACGCCGCAAGTCGCTCTCGAATGATCGAGGAGAGATAGGAGAGGGTGAGGCCGGTATCGACAATATCCTCGACGATGAGGATATGCTTGCTTCTGATATCGGCATCGAGATCCTTGACGATCTTGACGATTCCCGCGGATTTCGTTGCGTCACCGTAGGATGAGACAGCCATGAAGTCAATCCGCGTATCCACGCGTTCGTCGATATGACGGATCAAATCGGATAGAAAGACAAAGGCACCTTTGAGGATACCCACACATACCAGTTCGCTTCCTGCGTATTCATCTGAAATCTGCGTTCCCAATTCCTGCACCCGTGCGGCGATCTGGTCCCTGGAAAGCAGATTCTCTGCCAACGTCAACGCCATCGGAGATCCAACACCCTCCCTGTCTACCTCGGTCCGTCCCTGCCTGCCGCCATCGGTCAGCCCTTTTCGGGGGCCTGGCCGCAGGCCGCATGTGCCGAATCCGGACCAAGGCTCATATTCAGCCGAATCATTCTAACATGATTTGATTTTTGTGCCGATGGATTGCCGTCGGATTTTCCGTTTCTTCCGCCCCAATAGGGCACCCACCACCGGCCGTCGCCACAGAGAACCACAGGCCACTGCGCTCTGGCCCACCAGGGGACAGCCCTTCTCTTCTTTTTGGGAAGGCCCCCGGACACCGGCCGAAGAAGGACCTCTTCGTCGGGTTCCACCGCAAAGCAGGTCGTCCAGCCGCTCTGCACCTCACCAGAGGTTGCTCCGGCACACCCCACATCGAGGCGGATCTCCCAGGGGCCCCAGCGGAACCGGCCGTTGACGCCGGACCGGAGGGGGCATGAAGGCAACAGATCAAGCATACACCGTTTCCCCCATACAATCATACCCTTGCCGCAGAAGAGCTCAAAATCCTCTTTCCACTGGAACCGCCAGGAGGCGCTCCTGCGGAGGAGAGCGATCAGCTCCTCCAGCCGTTTCCGTTCCAGCGTGGGCAGACCAAGCCGCTCCGCCCCGACGCGGAAGAGGATCTGCAGCGCCGGATCCTCCCGGCGCCGCAGCGCTTCCTGCCTCCAGCAGTCCAGACCGAAGGGAAGCGTGTGCCGGATGGCGGAGATACGTGCCTCCGCCCACCGGCGGTCCCACAGCACCCGCTCCTCCGCTTCCTTCCCCAGCGAGAGGATATGCTTTCGGGCCCCACTGTTCACACTGTCGAAGCCCGGGATGAGCACGGCGCGGATGTAGTTCCTGCTGTACCGGATATCCCGGTTGGTGTGGTCTTCCTTCCACGTATAGCCATTCTCCAGCAGAAAGGCCCTGAGGGTTTCCTTGTCGATATCCAGGAGGGGACGGATGATCCGCCCCCGCTTCCGGGCGATCCCCTGCAGACCGTCGAGGCCGCTCCCCCGGGCGATATTGAACAGGATGCTCTCCACCTGGTCATCCTCGATGTGGGCCGTCGCGATCCACGAGGCGCCATGGGCCGTTCCGGCCTGTTCCAGGAAGGCGTACCGGAGTCTTCTCCCGCACTGCTCTCCGCTTTCGTGGCGCTCTTTGCGCCTGGTGATGTTCGTTTGCCGGGATGAAAAGGGAAGGTGGAGGGAGGTGGCAAGCCTGCGGACAAAGGCCGCGTCCTCAAGGGATTCCTGACCGCGCATGCCGTGTTCGAGATGTGCGACCACAAGCCGTCTGCGCTCCACGAGCGCCGCAAGGATCACCAGAAGGGCGACGGAATCGCATCCTCCGGAGACGGCGACCAGGATCGTTCCCGATCCGTAGAGCCATTCCTCTTTCTCTCCATGTCTGACCACAGATTCGCGGATTGCCGCGGGAAGGATCACGCGGCCACACTCGTACCGTTCCATCGCTCACCACGCACAAATCAGGCGGGAGCAGCGCTCCCGCCCTCTATAAAACTGCTTTGAGCTTCCTTGCCTGGTGGCGGTGAGTGGGCTCGAACCACCGACCCTACGGGTATGAACCGCATGCTCTTGCCAGCTGAGCTACACCGCCGAATTGGTTGCGGGGGCAGGATTCGAACCTGCGACCTTCGGGTTATGAGCCCGACGAGCTACCGGACTGCTCCACCCCGCGATCCCTGTTTTTTGCGACAAGAGGAATGATACCAAACCTCGCCGTCCCTGGCAAGGGGTTTTCGCAAAAAAGTTTCAAATCCGTCGAACTGGGGCCGCGGCTATCCGGTCTGCGGTGCCGGCTCGGGAAACGGGACCAGTTCGAGCAGGGAATCCACCACAACGGCCGCGCCGGCTTCGGCAAGGTCATCGCGTCCCGTGGCCCCGGTCGCGACCCCGATCCCGGGGACACCACCCGCTACAGCCGTTCGCATATCGATGGCGGTGTCGCCCACATAGCAGGCGCTCTCCTTCTCCCCGCCCAGCCTGTGGAGGGCCAGCTCGAGCATCGCCGGCGAGGGCTTTGCCGCAACCCCCTCTTCCAGACCGATCACCAGATCCACGGCGTCGTTCAGCCCGATGGCGCCGGCTGCCTTCCCGGCATGGTGCCGGTTGGTGACAATCGCCGTGGCGATCCCCTCGTCACGGCAGTACGCCAGCAGCTGCCGGGCCCCCTCCATCAGGCTCAGCCGGGGATGCTCCTCCCCCCTGAGTCGGGAGCGGTAGATCTCCGGCCACTCGGGATCGTAGTCGCCCCAGAGTTCGATCAATGCTTCGCGGAAGGGCAGGCCGATAGTGGCCCGGACCTCTTCTTCCGAGCAACGGCGCAGACCCGCCTCCTCGGCGAGCCGGTTCATGCAGTAGGTGATCGCCGGCGCGCTGTCCACCAGGGTCATGTCGAAATCAAAGAGTACCGTCTTCATCTCAGGGAATGCCTCCATCGTTCAATCCGATTCCTTCGGTAAGGGTCATCTGCCGCGGCCCCCGCTCCGGGGCGAAGCCGAACAGAGCCTGCATCTTCCGCGCACTCTCCACAGCCCAGTCCCGGTAGCAGTTGTTGAACATCACAAAGACCCGTCCTTCCTTCCAGACCTGTCCGGCGATCCGATCCTTCCACCCTTCCAGCTCGGCCGAGTCATAGCGGTAGGCAAACCGCTCCTGTACGGTAGCGCCCTTCTTCCTCCAGGCCCGCCTGTTGCGGCCGTGGAAACGGAGGACGCTCCCCCAGCTTGCCGTCCTGGGCCATTCCGGCGGCACCGTCCAGGCGAGCTCCGGCTCGTCGACGCCGACGTAGGCGATGTTCTCCCGCTCCAGGGTCTTCAGAAAGGGCTGTCGGTTCTCCTCGTCAAACCAGGAACGGTGGCGCACCTCCACAGCCACCTTCATGGGGGCGGCCACCTCGCTGATCCGGGTGAAGTACTCGAGGTTCTTCCGGGAGAACTTGAACCACGGCGGCAGCTGGAAGAGCAGGTATCCCATCCTCCCCATCCCCGCGAGGTGGCCGACGGACCGCTTGAAATAGGCCCAGAGCTGCCGCCGAACACCCAGCGGCAGATCCCAGAGGGTGACCCGCTCCTTTTTCTGCGGCGCGGCCCCCCGTGCCCAGGGGGGCAATCGCGTCACCACCACGGGATGGAAGGTGAAAAGCCCGAAGGCCTTTACGTTAAACAGAAAACGCGGCGGCGTCCGGGCGGCCCAGCGGTAGACCGTCTCCTGGGCCGGCATGGCATAGAAAGTGCTGTCTACCTCGACGGTATCGAAGAACCTCGCGTAGTAGCGCAGCCGTTTGGCGGGTCTGTTTTCGCTCCCGGGATAGAACCCCGAATCGATCAGACTCGATTCCGCCCAGGAGCAGGTCCCGATCCGCAGCTCTCCCATGATGCCTCCTATCCGGCCCTTCCACAGCCTGCTCCTTCCGGTGCCGCGCTCCCCTCGGGAACACCGCACCGGCATGCCGGGATGTGGTACGCCCTGTAAGGCAGTATATCATCGTCGAGGAGGAAGGATGGCCAGACAAAGAAAAGCCCGCAGAACCAAGGGGCAAACCTCCCTGCTCTACGGGAAACATCAGTTCTGGTGCCGGGCGGGGGACTTGAACCCCCACGGGCACCTGCCCCCGGGATTTTAAGTCCCGTGCGTCTACCACTTCCGCCAGCCCGGCTTGGGATAACCTCATTATAAGCGCACAGAGGCAGTCGTCAAGCGGGTTCGCGCACCGGTCGCCGGGAGGCGGTCACAGCGCTCCGAGAGAGGCTTTTCCTCTCGTCCCGTGTACTCCTCGAAGGCTTTCGGCGAAACGTCTCCGTCCTGCGTTCGTACCGAATGGAAAGGCAGGAGGGGGCATTGCGGGACAGGAGGCGGTCAGGATTCCCTCCAGAGCGCCCAGGCCTTGGTGCGGATACGGGAGAGGGCGTTTTCCATACGCTTGTAGGGCCACCCCAGCAGGCGCGCCGCCTGCGCACATCCCCCGGCGACACAGAAGGCATCCAGCGCCGCCGTCTCCAGCGGGGTCAGCCTTTCGAGCAACCGCTCGAAGAGATCGTTCCGTTCCACCACGTCCCAGATAGGGCGATCGTGCTCGGGCATGGTCTCCGGCTGCTCCCGATAGCGCCGGATCCGCCGGAGGTAGGAGATCATCCGGTTCCGAATGCAGCTGCAGGCAAAGCCGGCGAAGGAACCCCGCTCGGGGCGGAACCGCCCGATCCCGTTGTAGAGACCGATCATCCCCTCCTGGATCAGATCGTCCTTGAGATGGGCGTCCCCTCCGGCAAGGTCGCCGGCCTTCTTGCGGGCATAGGGGAGGAAGGCGATGAGGGCCTCCCGGGCATCAACGGGAGCGCCCCCCTCCCCCTGGTGTTCCTCGACACTCATGATCCCACACGACCGAGCATCAGAGACGGGGCAGCGGCCCCGTCGCCGACGGTCCATGCATCTTCAAGCATGGCCAGGGCATCGTTCAGCCGACTTCCGTCGTTGTAGTAGAGCCGCAGCAGGGCATCATCCCTCGACACCGGATCGCCCACCTTGCGCAGCATGCGTATCCCCACGGCGTGGTCGATGGGATCGTCGGTACGCTTCCGACCGCCGCCGAGATCGCGCACCGCACCGCCGATCCGTCGTCCGTCCAGCCGCAGGAGCGTTCCCTCCCGGTCCGACCTGATATCGTAGTACGAAGCGGCAAGCTCCATATGCTCCTCCGGACTGTCCAGCACGCGTCGTTCCACACCCTGGGCCTCCAGCATGGCGAGGAAACGGCGGTAGGCCTCCCCCGAATCGAGCACCCTGCGGCAGCGCTCCCTGGCGGTCTCCGGGGACGCGGCGTCGCCGTGGAGAAGGATCATCTCCGCGGCGAGCTCCAGGCAGAGCTCCCTCGTGTCGGCGGGCCCTCCACCCCGCAGCACCGCACAGGCCTCACGGACCTCGCAGGCGTTGCCCACCCACTCGCCAAGGGGCTGTTCCATCCCCGTAATGAGGGCGACGGCCCTCCTGTCCAGCCGCCGGGCAAGACCCACCAGCTGTTCGGCCAGTGTTCGGGCCTCCTCCGGGGTCTCCATGAAGGCGCCGCTGCCGCACTTGACATCGAAGACGAAGCCCGCCGAACCGCCGGCCATCTTCTTGCCGAGGATGCTGCTGCAGATCAGCGGGAGCGAGGGCACCGTTCCCGTGACATCCCGGAGAGCGTAGAAGATCCCCTCCGCCGGGGCCAGCTCGCCGGAATGGCCCGAGACGGCACATCCCAGCCTCTCCACCTGGGCGACAAAGGTCTTCATGGAGAGATGGGCGTCGAAACCCGGGATCGACTCCAGCTTGTCCACCGTCCCGCCGGTAAAGCCAAGCCCCCGGCCGCTGAGTTTGGCCACGGGAACCCCACAGGCGGCGGCCAGCGGCGCGACAATCAGCGTGGTTTTGTCCCCCACGCCGCCGGTGCTGTGCTTGTCCATACAGCGCTGCCCGCCGGGAAAGGCCACCATGCTGCCCGACCGGGCCAGCGCGTCGGTGAAGGCCACCAGCTCCTCCGGTTCCATGCCCCGGAAATATACCGCCATCAACCAGGCCGCGATCTGATAGTCGGGGATCTCCTGCGCCCCGCAGGCACGGACGAAGTCCTGCAGTTCCGCTGTGCCGTGGGCCCTGCCGTCCCGTTTCGCCTCGACGAAGGCCAGCGGGTCACGCACCGTCTTCACCGAGCTTTCCGAGCATCGACGAGACAAGCCGCTGGAGCCGGTTCGCCGATCTGCCCACCTCGCGGAGCACCTCTTCGTGGCTCAGGGGGGTCCGGGAGATCCCGGCGGCGTAGTTGGCCACACAGGAGATGGCGCAGACCTTCATGCCCATATGGTTGGCCGCGATCACCTCCGGAACGGTGGACATCCCCACCGCATCGGCGCCGAGCATGCCGGCCATGCGGATCTCCGCAGGGGTCTCAAAGGAGGGGCCGCCAAAGGCCACATAGACCCCCTTTTTCAGCTGGATCCCCTGTTCTGCGGCGGTCTCCTCCGCCACAGCCTGCAGTCCGGGATCGTAGGCTGTAGACATGTCGGGGAAGCGGTCCCCCCAGGACGCC comes from the Synergistales bacterium genome and includes:
- a CDS encoding thymidine phosphorylase → MRDPLAFVEAKRDGRAHGTAELQDFVRACGAQEIPDYQIAAWLMAVYFRGMEPEELVAFTDALARSGSMVAFPGGQRCMDKHSTGGVGDKTTLIVAPLAAACGVPVAKLSGRGLGFTGGTVDKLESIPGFDAHLSMKTFVAQVERLGCAVSGHSGELAPAEGIFYALRDVTGTVPSLPLICSSILGKKMAGGSAGFVFDVKCGSGAFMETPEEARTLAEQLVGLARRLDRRAVALITGMEQPLGEWVGNACEVREACAVLRGGGPADTRELCLELAAEMILLHGDAASPETARERCRRVLDSGEAYRRFLAMLEAQGVERRVLDSPEEHMELAASYYDIRSDREGTLLRLDGRRIGGAVRDLGGGRKRTDDPIDHAVGIRMLRKVGDPVSRDDALLRLYYNDGSRLNDALAMLEDAWTVGDGAAAPSLMLGRVGS
- the ftsH gene encoding ATP-dependent zinc metalloprotease FtsH, which encodes MKRLAKNLGLYLVLIVLVVSIVNVFLTPTTGPQQAREISYSSFLKAVDADRVQSVTIKENSVEGVFKDGNAFVTHVVGVGDMAPKLAEKNIEVKVNPPQQTPWWASIMSTLFPTMLLIGAWIFIIYHMQGGGNKVMNFAKNKSKVFIDNRPKVTFADVAGCDESKEELQEVIEYLKDPDRFTSFGAQVPRGVLLLGSPGTGKTLLSRAAAGEADVPFFSISGSDFVEMFVGVGAARVRDLFEQARKSQPCIIFIDEIDAVGRQRGAGLGGGHDEREQTLNQLLVEMDGFEATTGIILIAATNRPDILDPALLRPGRFDRQIMVDRPDVKGRKEILEVHSKEKKLDDEVDLDVIARRTPGFVGADLANLINEASLLAARRKKKKVQMDELEEAIDRVLAGPERRSRIISDKEKDIIAYHESGHAICAKLLPGTDPVHKISIIPRGSQALGYTLQLPEEDRFLISKSEMLDRIKVLLGGRVAEHMHTGDVTSGAQNDLERATDIAREMVTRYGMSDRLGPITLGRKKHEVFLGRDLGEDRNYSDEVAYAIDQEIRSIMDDCYDEVTRILGENEEILERLARSLLQREVIEADDLEQLMVGELPPLEEKKEEEEPAPSEENDEDRTADEDASSEAEAEAEEAAQAAEEESGADEADSGEKQHESDENVRQA
- the tilS gene encoding tRNA lysidine(34) synthetase TilS; the protein is MERYECGRVILPAAIRESVVRHGEKEEWLYGSGTILVAVSGGCDSVALLVILAALVERRRLVVAHLEHGMRGQESLEDAAFVRRLATSLHLPFSSRQTNITRRKERHESGEQCGRRLRYAFLEQAGTAHGASWIATAHIEDDQVESILFNIARGSGLDGLQGIARKRGRIIRPLLDIDKETLRAFLLENGYTWKEDHTNRDIRYSRNYIRAVLIPGFDSVNSGARKHILSLGKEAEERVLWDRRWAEARISAIRHTLPFGLDCWRQEALRRREDPALQILFRVGAERLGLPTLERKRLEELIALLRRSASWRFQWKEDFELFCGKGMIVWGKRCMLDLLPSCPLRSGVNGRFRWGPWEIRLDVGCAGATSGEVQSGWTTCFAVEPDEEVLLRPVSGGLPKKKRRAVPWWARAQWPVVLCGDGRWWVPYWGGRNGKSDGNPSAQKSNHVRMIRLNMSLGPDSAHAACGQAPEKG
- a CDS encoding HAD family hydrolase, whose translation is MKTVLFDFDMTLVDSAPAITYCMNRLAEEAGLRRCSEEEVRATIGLPFREALIELWGDYDPEWPEIYRSRLRGEEHPRLSLMEGARQLLAYCRDEGIATAIVTNRHHAGKAAGAIGLNDAVDLVIGLEEGVAAKPSPAMLELALHRLGGEKESACYVGDTAIDMRTAVAGGVPGIGVATGATGRDDLAEAGAAVVVDSLLELVPFPEPAPQTG
- a CDS encoding sigma-70 family RNA polymerase sigma factor, producing the protein MSVEEHQGEGGAPVDAREALIAFLPYARKKAGDLAGGDAHLKDDLIQEGMIGLYNGIGRFRPERGSFAGFACSCIRNRMISYLRRIRRYREQPETMPEHDRPIWDVVERNDLFERLLERLTPLETAALDAFCVAGGCAQAARLLGWPYKRMENALSRIRTKAWALWRES
- the hpt gene encoding hypoxanthine phosphoribosyltransferase gives rise to the protein MALTLAENLLSRDQIAARVQELGTQISDEYAGSELVCVGILKGAFVFLSDLIRHIDERVDTRIDFMAVSSYGDATKSAGIVKIVKDLDADIRSKHILIVEDIVDTGLTLSYLSSIIRERLAASTRICALLDKPERREVDVAVDYAGFRIPDKFVVGYGLDAGERWRNLPDIATIEEN
- a CDS encoding DUF72 domain-containing protein, which produces MGELRIGTCSWAESSLIDSGFYPGSENRPAKRLRYYARFFDTVEVDSTFYAMPAQETVYRWAARTPPRFLFNVKAFGLFTFHPVVVTRLPPWARGAAPQKKERVTLWDLPLGVRRQLWAYFKRSVGHLAGMGRMGYLLFQLPPWFKFSRKNLEYFTRISEVAAPMKVAVEVRHRSWFDEENRQPFLKTLERENIAYVGVDEPELAWTVPPEWPRTASWGSVLRFHGRNRRAWRKKGATVQERFAYRYDSAELEGWKDRIAGQVWKEGRVFVMFNNCYRDWAVESARKMQALFGFAPERGPRQMTLTEGIGLNDGGIP